Proteins encoded together in one Bacillus carboniphilus window:
- the mutS gene encoding DNA mismatch repair protein MutS: protein MGYTPMIQQYLQIKKDYEDAFLFFRLGDFYEMFFQDAIQASKELEITLTSRDGGGEERIPMCGVPYHSAPNYIDQLIRKGKKVAICEQVEDPRQAKGVVKREVVQLITPGTLMDSHTLEDKENNYMVSITPFDERYGFTYCDLSTGELKLTMFETVEDCFSECALIGAKEVVVPQNFKDQWTDTLQNRYGVTISVQEKDDDTASFPQLLKNLTHPEEISTVTRILSYLHRTQKRNLDHLQAAEIYQTQHYLKMDEYSKRNLELTETIRTKDKKGSLLWLLDETATAMGGRLLKTWIDRPLTSEREIEERVNFVEILKGRFFERQDLREKLQKVYDLERLAGRIAFGNVNGRDFIQLKNSLSQIPDIKNIVLGLLSTSTKWDDYLDACEEVYELLDKAIQENPPISVKEGGLIKDGYHEKLDQYREASRNGKTWIAELEQEERRKTGIKSLKVGYNRVFGYYIEVTKANLHLLKEGQYDRKQTLTNAERFITPDLKEKEALILEAEEKSVELEYDLFVGIREEIKQYIPRLQALAKAISEIDVLQSFATISEERHFVRPTFSKDRKLVIQNGRHAVVEKVLGMQTYVPNDCYMDAERELLLITGPNMAGKSTYMRQVALTAIMAQIGCFVPADQAALPIFDQIFTRIGAADDLVSGQSTFMVEMLEAKNALTKATQNSLILFDEIGRGTSTYDGMSLAQAMIEYVHNEIGAKTLFSTHYHELTVLANELPRLKNIHVSVSEENGKVVFLHKLKEGAADKSYGIHVAELAELPREVIQRAQEILATFENKEDTPVKAESQVKEMTSQDEQLSFFVEEKSEPLQEKGLKKHSELVEELEKLELMEMTPMDAMNALYKLQKLLK from the coding sequence ATGGGTTATACGCCTATGATTCAACAATATTTACAAATTAAAAAAGACTATGAAGATGCATTTCTATTTTTCCGTTTAGGTGATTTTTATGAAATGTTTTTTCAAGATGCGATACAAGCTTCGAAGGAATTAGAAATTACGTTGACGTCCAGAGATGGTGGGGGAGAAGAACGGATTCCGATGTGTGGGGTTCCTTACCATTCAGCGCCAAATTACATAGATCAGTTGATTCGAAAAGGTAAGAAAGTGGCTATATGCGAGCAGGTAGAAGATCCTCGGCAGGCAAAGGGAGTAGTGAAGCGTGAAGTTGTTCAGTTGATCACTCCTGGTACATTGATGGATAGCCATACATTAGAGGATAAAGAAAATAATTATATGGTTTCAATCACGCCGTTCGATGAGCGTTACGGTTTTACCTATTGTGATTTATCTACGGGAGAGCTGAAGCTGACGATGTTTGAAACGGTGGAGGACTGCTTTAGTGAGTGTGCCTTGATAGGGGCGAAGGAAGTGGTCGTTCCACAAAACTTTAAGGACCAATGGACTGACACTCTTCAAAATCGGTATGGGGTTACCATCTCTGTTCAGGAGAAAGACGACGATACAGCTTCGTTCCCGCAATTGTTGAAAAACCTTACTCATCCAGAAGAAATTTCAACGGTTACCAGAATATTAAGCTATTTGCACCGGACACAGAAAAGAAACTTAGATCATCTACAAGCGGCTGAAATCTATCAAACTCAACATTATTTAAAAATGGACGAGTATTCCAAGCGGAACTTGGAGCTTACGGAAACGATTAGAACGAAGGACAAGAAAGGTAGTTTACTTTGGCTCTTAGATGAAACGGCAACAGCGATGGGTGGGCGTCTCCTGAAAACGTGGATCGACCGACCGCTTACAAGTGAACGCGAAATTGAAGAGCGAGTGAATTTTGTTGAAATTTTGAAGGGCCGTTTCTTTGAACGTCAGGACCTTCGAGAAAAATTACAAAAGGTGTATGATTTAGAACGTTTAGCGGGACGAATTGCGTTCGGAAATGTGAACGGGCGTGATTTTATTCAACTAAAAAATTCACTAAGTCAAATTCCTGATATAAAAAATATCGTTCTCGGGCTTCTTTCTACTTCAACTAAGTGGGATGACTACCTGGATGCTTGTGAGGAGGTTTATGAACTTCTAGACAAAGCGATTCAAGAGAATCCGCCTATTTCTGTAAAAGAAGGTGGGTTAATTAAAGACGGATACCATGAGAAACTGGACCAATACAGGGAAGCAAGTAGAAACGGGAAGACATGGATTGCTGAACTGGAACAGGAAGAACGCAGAAAGACAGGAATTAAATCATTAAAGGTCGGTTATAACCGTGTATTTGGTTACTATATTGAAGTGACGAAAGCGAATTTACACCTCTTAAAAGAAGGACAATACGACCGGAAGCAAACGTTAACGAATGCGGAACGTTTTATTACCCCTGATCTAAAAGAAAAAGAAGCTTTAATTTTAGAAGCAGAAGAGAAAAGTGTAGAGCTTGAATATGACCTATTTGTTGGGATTCGTGAAGAAATCAAACAGTATATTCCGAGATTACAAGCTTTGGCGAAAGCGATCAGTGAAATTGATGTTTTACAAAGCTTTGCAACCATTAGTGAGGAACGTCACTTTGTAAGGCCAACCTTTTCGAAGGACCGCAAGCTAGTGATTCAAAATGGTAGACATGCAGTGGTTGAGAAAGTATTAGGTATGCAGACGTATGTACCAAATGATTGCTATATGGATGCTGAACGAGAGCTGTTGCTAATTACGGGTCCTAATATGGCTGGTAAAAGTACGTATATGAGACAGGTAGCATTGACTGCCATTATGGCTCAAATTGGTTGCTTTGTTCCAGCTGACCAAGCGGCACTCCCGATCTTTGATCAAATTTTTACTAGAATTGGAGCCGCTGATGACCTTGTGTCAGGGCAAAGTACATTCATGGTTGAGATGTTAGAAGCCAAAAATGCTCTAACGAAAGCGACTCAAAACAGTCTCATCTTATTTGATGAAATTGGAAGAGGTACTTCTACGTATGATGGGATGTCACTTGCGCAAGCGATGATTGAGTACGTGCATAACGAAATTGGCGCAAAGACTTTATTTTCAACCCATTACCATGAATTAACGGTGCTTGCAAACGAATTACCAAGGTTGAAAAATATTCACGTGAGCGTATCTGAAGAAAATGGGAAAGTTGTCTTTTTACACAAGCTGAAAGAGGGAGCTGCTGACAAAAGCTATGGTATTCATGTCGCAGAGCTCGCAGAACTACCACGTGAAGTGATTCAGCGTGCCCAAGAAATTTTAGCAACCTTTGAAAATAAGGAAGATACTCCTGTTAAGGCTGAAAGCCAGGTTAAAGAAATGACCTCTCAGGATGAGCAACTTTCATTTTTCGTGGAAGAGAAAAGTGAACCCCTTCAAGAAAAGGGCTTGAAAAAGCATTCCGAACTAGTTGAGGAGTTAGAAAAATTAGAGCTCATGGAAATGACGCCAATGGATGCGATGAACGCATTATATAAGCTACAGAAATTGTTGAAATAA
- a CDS encoding outer spore coat protein CotE — protein MADYREIITKAVVAKGRKFTQSNHTVSPTKNPSSILGAWIINHTYEAKKSGNTVEVSGHYDINCWFSHSDNTKTDVCTCKVPYTDVIKLKYRDEDVLEDLDVKCKVLQQPNCVEAVVSPNGNKIIVNAEREFLVEVIGETKICVAYDPDCEEDDHDWELDVDDEEFEELNPDFLIGTEEE, from the coding sequence ATGGCAGATTATAGAGAGATTATTACAAAGGCTGTCGTGGCAAAAGGTCGTAAATTTACACAGTCTAATCATACGGTAAGCCCTACAAAGAATCCGTCGAGCATCCTAGGTGCCTGGATCATTAACCATACGTATGAAGCGAAGAAATCTGGTAATACGGTCGAAGTTAGCGGACATTATGATATTAACTGTTGGTTCTCCCACTCCGATAATACAAAAACAGATGTATGTACTTGCAAAGTACCGTATACCGATGTCATTAAGCTAAAATACCGCGATGAGGATGTTCTAGAAGACCTAGATGTAAAGTGTAAAGTGCTTCAACAGCCAAACTGCGTAGAAGCAGTTGTTTCCCCTAACGGAAATAAGATTATTGTAAATGCAGAAAGAGAATTCCTAGTCGAAGTGATTGGTGAAACTAAAATCTGCGTAGCCTACGACCCAGACTGCGAAGAAGACGATCACGATTGGGAACTTGATGTAGACGATGAGGAGTTCGAGGAACTAAATCCTGACTTCTTAATCGGAACTGAAGAGGAATAA
- a CDS encoding ABC transporter ATP-binding protein translates to MINVQGVKKSYVAGGETVEVLKDVSLSIDKGSYVSIQGPSGSGKSTLLHVLGGLEPIDHGEIWVDEQPVHKMNDHQLAKLRLEKIGYVFQQFQLLTTATALENVMMPLLSMFSSSALKNNAKEALERVGLSHRMNHLPSRLSGGEQQRVAIARALITKPSIILADEPTGNLDSETGEKIIQLLEEVNKVDGVTVVIITHDIHIAERADEKIFLLDGRINGHSRESQGSST, encoded by the coding sequence ATGATAAACGTTCAGGGTGTAAAAAAGAGTTATGTAGCCGGCGGTGAAACGGTTGAGGTCTTAAAAGATGTGTCTCTTTCGATAGATAAAGGGAGCTATGTGTCGATTCAAGGTCCTTCTGGATCAGGGAAATCAACCTTGCTCCACGTACTGGGTGGATTGGAGCCGATTGATCACGGCGAGATTTGGGTGGATGAACAACCGGTTCATAAAATGAATGACCACCAATTAGCCAAGCTTCGATTGGAGAAAATCGGCTATGTCTTCCAACAATTTCAACTGTTAACAACGGCAACGGCTTTAGAAAATGTAATGATGCCATTGTTGTCGATGTTTTCCTCATCGGCCCTTAAAAATAATGCAAAAGAAGCATTGGAGAGAGTGGGCTTAAGCCATCGGATGAACCATCTGCCATCCAGACTATCAGGAGGCGAGCAACAGCGGGTCGCCATTGCCAGAGCCCTTATTACAAAACCATCTATCATTCTAGCAGATGAGCCTACAGGAAACCTCGATTCAGAAACAGGTGAAAAGATTATTCAACTACTAGAAGAAGTGAACAAAGTAGATGGGGTAACCGTTGTCATAATTACTCATGACATTCACATAGCGGAAAGAGCCGATGAAAAGATCTTTCTATTAGATGGAAGGATAAACGGACATAGTCGAGAAAGTCAGGGGTCAAGCACATGA
- a CDS encoding RicAFT regulatory complex protein RicA family protein, whose translation MAKYTKEDIIARARELAAMISETEEVDFFKRAEAQINQNQKVREKIASLKSLQKSAVNFQHFGKTEALKMVEAKIEKIEQEIDEIPVVQEFKSSQVEVNDLLQVVAHTISNTVTNQIIESTGGDLLRGETGSQVENTSGSSCS comes from the coding sequence ATGGCAAAATATACTAAAGAAGATATTATCGCACGTGCACGTGAATTAGCAGCAATGATTTCAGAAACGGAAGAAGTGGATTTCTTCAAACGTGCAGAGGCACAAATTAACCAAAACCAAAAGGTCCGTGAAAAAATCGCGAGCCTAAAGAGTTTACAAAAGTCGGCTGTTAACTTCCAGCACTTCGGTAAAACAGAAGCATTAAAAATGGTGGAAGCAAAGATTGAAAAGATTGAACAAGAAATTGATGAAATTCCGGTTGTTCAAGAATTCAAAAGCTCACAAGTAGAAGTAAATGACCTACTTCAAGTTGTAGCACACACCATTTCAAACACAGTAACAAACCAAATCATTGAGTCAACTGGCGGTGACCTCCTTCGTGGGGAAACTGGTTCACAAGTAGAAAACACAAGTGGCTCAAGCTGCTCATAA
- the miaB gene encoding tRNA (N6-isopentenyl adenosine(37)-C2)-methylthiotransferase MiaB, producing MNENQRKEGQQVEAVKPADKKSEKDYSKYFQSVYIPPNLKDAKKRGKEEVKYHKDFKISEEFRGLGDGKKFYIRTYGCQMNEHDTEVMAGIFMALGYEPSATVEDSDVILLNTCAIRENAENKVFGELGHLKHLKTEKPDLLIGVCGCMSQEESVVNKILQSYQNVDMIFGTHNIHRLPHILKEAYMQKAMVVEVWSKEGDVIENLPKVRKGQIKGWVNIMYGCDKFCTYCIVPYTRGKERSRRPEDIIQEVRHLAAQGYKEITLLGQNVNAYGKDFEDMKYGLGDLMDELRSIDIPRIRFTTSHPRDFDDRLIEVLAKKGNLMDHIHLPVQSGSSDVLKIMARKYTREHFLNLVAKIKKAIPDATFTTDIIVGFPNETEEQFQETLSLYREVGFEAAYTFIYSPREGTPAAKMKDNVPMEVKKERLQRLNALVNELSAEAMKKYEGQVVEVLVEGESKNNPDVLAGYTSKNKLVNFRGPKSAIGQIVKVKVNEAKTWTLDGEMIEETVEVN from the coding sequence ATGAATGAAAATCAAAGAAAAGAAGGACAACAAGTAGAAGCTGTTAAGCCCGCGGACAAAAAATCCGAGAAGGATTACAGCAAGTATTTTCAGTCTGTTTATATTCCTCCCAACTTAAAGGACGCCAAAAAACGAGGAAAAGAAGAAGTAAAATATCACAAAGACTTTAAAATCTCTGAGGAGTTCAGAGGTCTTGGAGACGGTAAGAAATTTTACATTAGAACGTATGGCTGTCAAATGAACGAACACGACACAGAAGTTATGGCTGGGATCTTCATGGCACTTGGGTATGAGCCATCAGCTACAGTGGAAGATTCTGATGTCATCCTTCTAAACACTTGTGCGATTCGTGAAAATGCGGAGAACAAAGTGTTTGGTGAGCTTGGACATTTGAAACATTTGAAAACAGAAAAACCTGATCTTTTAATCGGGGTTTGTGGTTGTATGTCTCAAGAGGAATCAGTGGTAAATAAGATTCTTCAATCATACCAAAATGTTGATATGATTTTTGGTACACACAACATTCACCGCCTACCACACATTTTGAAAGAAGCGTACATGCAAAAAGCAATGGTTGTGGAAGTTTGGTCTAAAGAAGGGGACGTGATTGAGAACCTTCCAAAAGTGCGCAAGGGCCAAATCAAAGGTTGGGTCAACATTATGTACGGTTGCGATAAGTTCTGTACGTATTGTATCGTTCCATATACGCGTGGTAAGGAAAGAAGTCGTCGCCCTGAAGATATCATCCAAGAGGTTCGCCACTTGGCAGCTCAAGGGTATAAAGAAATTACACTTCTTGGTCAAAACGTAAACGCGTACGGAAAAGATTTCGAGGATATGAAGTACGGACTAGGTGACTTAATGGATGAGCTTCGTTCTATTGATATCCCACGTATCCGTTTCACAACCAGTCATCCACGTGATTTCGATGATCGTTTAATTGAAGTATTAGCGAAAAAAGGCAACTTAATGGATCACATTCACCTTCCAGTTCAATCTGGTTCAAGTGATGTATTAAAGATTATGGCGAGAAAATATACGCGTGAACATTTCCTGAATCTTGTTGCTAAAATTAAAAAAGCCATTCCGGATGCTACTTTTACAACAGATATTATTGTAGGTTTCCCAAATGAAACGGAAGAGCAATTCCAAGAAACCCTTTCATTATATCGTGAGGTTGGATTTGAAGCGGCCTATACGTTCATCTATTCTCCTCGTGAGGGAACGCCTGCAGCTAAAATGAAGGATAATGTTCCGATGGAAGTGAAAAAGGAACGTCTACAGCGCTTAAATGCGCTGGTAAATGAACTTTCTGCAGAAGCGATGAAAAAATACGAAGGCCAGGTGGTCGAGGTATTAGTTGAAGGAGAAAGTAAAAATAACCCAGATGTATTAGCAGGTTATACAAGCAAAAACAAACTGGTTAACTTTAGAGGTCCAAAGTCTGCCATTGGCCAGATTGTAAAAGTAAAAGTGAATGAAGCAAAAACTTGGACGCTTGACGGTGAAATGATCGAGGAAACGGTAGAGGTGAACTAA